One window of the Chryseobacterium sp. CY350 genome contains the following:
- a CDS encoding Na+/H+ antiporter encodes MFHIDNIKTKKCFNRYLKTIKKQNNMIHTYVIISIAVLLSVMILVMIGQKLKVAYPIFLVIAGLIISLVPGMPHIEIEPDLVFLIFLPPILFEAAWFTSWQDFHKWRKQIFSMAFGLVFLTSIVVAYLSSSIIPGLTVAMGFLLGGVNSPPDAVAATSVLKHMKIPKKITSILEGESLINDASSLIVFKFALAAVISGQFIWRNAIGDFFSMAVGGIAVGVAAGLLFGFFLRMIPSNSNIDTVITLIVPYIMYVGAEHFHFSGVLAVVAGGLLMSYNSHCYLSHTSRIQSGNVWSVLIFVMNTIIFILIGLELPVVVAAMKDYTISEGIFYSVVIGGAIIFTRLFYSYSIMYFPWFLSKKLRAENPKPDWREPFIISFAAMRGVVSLAAALSIPAFLPNGEAFPHRNIILFVTFVIILITLVGQGLMLAPILKFLKVNDAGSDLPEEKQEVILMKKLKETALNKLESDFSELTETNSMVRHQKRRLENEMLMMQDKSQCMASTGDYVTAMNENKDVIRQLIQAQRNELHRMKREKIFDDHVMRTIEMQLDFDEAKITGFAHS; translated from the coding sequence ATGTTTCACATTGACAATATTAAAACTAAAAAATGCTTCAATCGTTACCTGAAAACCATTAAAAAACAAAATAATATGATTCACACCTACGTCATTATATCTATTGCAGTTTTGCTGTCTGTGATGATATTGGTAATGATCGGGCAAAAGCTTAAAGTAGCTTATCCGATCTTTCTCGTAATTGCAGGATTGATCATCAGTCTGGTTCCGGGAATGCCACATATTGAGATAGAGCCGGATCTGGTTTTCCTTATTTTCCTACCTCCGATTTTATTTGAGGCAGCATGGTTTACATCATGGCAGGACTTTCACAAGTGGAGAAAGCAGATTTTCTCAATGGCTTTTGGGTTGGTTTTTCTGACTTCGATTGTCGTTGCTTACCTTTCTTCATCAATAATTCCGGGGCTTACCGTCGCAATGGGATTTCTGTTGGGTGGCGTCAATTCTCCGCCGGATGCTGTTGCCGCAACCTCAGTGTTGAAGCACATGAAAATTCCGAAAAAAATAACAAGTATTTTGGAGGGCGAAAGTTTAATAAATGATGCTTCGAGTTTAATTGTATTTAAATTTGCTTTAGCCGCAGTGATTTCCGGGCAGTTTATCTGGAGAAATGCAATTGGTGATTTTTTCAGCATGGCAGTTGGCGGAATTGCAGTCGGTGTTGCTGCAGGTTTGCTTTTTGGTTTCTTTTTGAGAATGATTCCTTCTAATTCAAACATTGATACGGTAATTACGCTCATCGTGCCTTATATTATGTATGTGGGTGCAGAGCATTTTCATTTTTCCGGCGTTCTGGCAGTAGTTGCAGGCGGTTTACTTATGTCTTACAACTCTCATTGTTATTTGAGTCATACCTCCAGAATACAATCAGGTAATGTCTGGAGTGTGCTGATCTTCGTCATGAATACCATAATTTTCATACTGATTGGCTTAGAATTGCCTGTTGTGGTGGCTGCAATGAAAGATTATACTATTTCTGAGGGTATTTTCTACAGTGTCGTTATTGGTGGAGCTATTATTTTCACGAGGTTATTTTATAGCTATTCTATCATGTATTTTCCTTGGTTTTTATCTAAAAAGTTACGAGCCGAAAATCCGAAGCCTGACTGGCGAGAACCTTTTATAATCAGTTTTGCAGCGATGCGAGGCGTGGTTTCATTGGCTGCAGCACTTTCCATTCCTGCATTTTTACCCAATGGAGAAGCTTTTCCGCATCGAAATATTATTTTGTTTGTGACTTTTGTGATTATTTTGATAACTTTAGTCGGACAAGGATTAATGCTTGCTCCAATTTTAAAATTTTTAAAAGTCAATGATGCCGGAAGCGATTTGCCGGAAGAAAAGCAGGAAGTTATTTTGATGAAAAAGCTGAAAGAAACCGCATTAAATAAGTTGGAATCTGATTTTTCTGAATTAACGGAAACAAATAGTATGGTTCGACATCAGAAACGAAGACTGGAAAACGAAATGCTGATGATGCAGGATAAATCTCAATGTATGGCATCTACAGGCGACTATGTTACTGCAATGAACGAAAATAAAGATGTCATCAGACAACTTATTCAGGCTCAAAGAAATGAACTTCACAGAATGAAGCGTGAGAAAATTTTTGATGATCATGTGATGAGAACAATCGAGATGCAGCTAGATTTTGATGAAGCTAAAATTACAGGATTTGCTCACAGCTAA
- a CDS encoding glutaminyl-peptide cyclotransferase, producing MKNKIITGFAALLLFVSCNSDEKILNSLADYNNSMEIKGYHFGDKLDLPKDVLENAESISISFGDKETSSLVVDSKYFTLGDNAVTFNIKTKGGETLYQDATINVFTKIPVRNINYEVVAEYPHNPANFVQGFQIEGNTIYESDGQKGSSQILKYNLGDTTPIASTKQAEDIFSEGSAIVGDKIYQLTWQNKKGFVYDKNSLSLLSEFPYPDVMGEGWGLTYDGKNLIASDGTKNLYFLNASDPSKVVRYISVAGNSEIYDQLNELEFYKGFIYANVWQKPIVLKINPANGEVVGKFDFTNIAKENTKGSDDVLNGIAFKGDNMVITGKNWSKIYEIVIK from the coding sequence ATGAAAAATAAAATAATAACAGGTTTTGCAGCACTTCTTTTGTTCGTGTCTTGTAATAGTGACGAAAAAATACTTAATTCTCTAGCCGACTACAACAATTCTATGGAAATCAAAGGATATCATTTTGGTGATAAACTTGATCTTCCCAAAGATGTTTTAGAAAATGCAGAAAGCATATCGATTAGTTTCGGAGACAAAGAAACGTCTAGTCTTGTTGTAGATTCAAAATATTTTACACTGGGAGATAATGCCGTTACATTTAATATTAAAACGAAAGGCGGCGAAACTTTATATCAGGATGCTACGATCAATGTTTTTACCAAAATTCCGGTAAGGAATATCAATTATGAAGTTGTAGCAGAATATCCTCATAATCCTGCGAATTTCGTTCAGGGTTTTCAGATTGAAGGAAATACAATCTATGAAAGTGACGGGCAAAAAGGCTCTTCTCAAATTTTGAAGTATAACCTTGGAGATACCACGCCAATTGCTTCTACAAAACAAGCTGAAGACATTTTTTCTGAAGGAAGCGCAATCGTTGGCGACAAAATTTATCAGTTAACATGGCAGAATAAAAAAGGATTTGTTTACGACAAAAATTCTTTAAGTTTATTGTCAGAATTTCCCTATCCGGATGTGATGGGAGAAGGATGGGGACTTACTTATGACGGTAAAAATTTAATTGCTTCAGACGGAACAAAAAATCTTTATTTCCTCAATGCAAGCGATCCTTCGAAAGTTGTAAGATATATTTCTGTCGCCGGAAATTCTGAAATTTACGATCAGTTGAATGAGCTCGAATTTTACAAAGGCTTTATTTATGCCAATGTTTGGCAAAAACCAATTGTACTCAAAATAAATCCTGCAAACGGGGAAGTGGTCGGGAAATTTGACTTTACCAATATTGCAAAAGAAAATACAAAAGGAAGTGACGATGTATTGAACGGGATTGCTTTTAAAGGTGACAACATGGTGATCACGGGTAAAAACTGGTCAAAAATATATGAAATTGTCATTAAGTAA
- a CDS encoding DUF1569 domain-containing protein: MENVFDAKDAQNYINRINNLVEDTHGLWGRMTVDQMLAHCCITYEMIYEPEKHKKPGAIAKFILKRFVKPKVVGEKAYPRDSPTAPQFVITGRKNFDDEKKRLIGFIQKTQQLGASAFHEKESFSFGKLKSDEWNNMFAKHLNHHLSQFGV; this comes from the coding sequence ATGGAAAACGTATTTGATGCGAAAGACGCTCAGAATTACATCAATAGAATAAATAATTTAGTAGAAGATACACACGGTTTGTGGGGCAGAATGACGGTAGATCAAATGTTGGCGCATTGCTGTATCACTTACGAAATGATTTACGAACCTGAAAAGCACAAAAAACCGGGAGCGATCGCAAAATTTATTTTAAAGAGATTTGTAAAACCTAAAGTGGTTGGTGAAAAAGCGTATCCGCGAGATTCTCCTACGGCACCTCAGTTTGTCATCACAGGCAGGAAAAATTTCGACGATGAGAAGAAAAGACTCATCGGTTTTATTCAAAAAACTCAGCAATTGGGTGCATCAGCTTTTCATGAGAAAGAATCTTTTTCATTTGGGAAATTAAAATCTGATGAATGGAACAATATGTTTGCAAAACATCTGAACCATCACTTGTCTCAGTTCGGAGTTTAA
- a CDS encoding glutaminyl-peptide cyclotransferase: protein MKKSFIIGFASVFLLLISCKNDQEILSSLADYNNFMEQKGYHFGDQLILPEDVKDHAESIAISFGDKETQSLNINNQFFTFGENKVTFIIKTKSGEVLNQDATINVFTKDPEQNLSYKISAEYPHNQDNFVEGFLMEDSIIYESDGLNGSSQLIKYKLGEIKPLLTEKQAEGIFSEGCAIAGNKIFQLTYQSKIGFVYDKKTLKKIAEFPLPNEMNEGWGLTFDGKNLIASDGTNRLFYLDLDNPSKVIKTIFVGGNREVYNQVNELEFHNGFIYSNLWHRPTILKINPETGETVGKFDFTRITEDNAQNNPENVLNGIAFKGENMVITGKNWAKIYEVEIL, encoded by the coding sequence ATGAAGAAATCCTTCATTATTGGTTTTGCTTCGGTTTTTTTGTTATTGATTTCTTGTAAAAATGATCAGGAAATTCTTAGTTCTCTGGCAGATTACAACAATTTTATGGAGCAAAAAGGTTATCACTTCGGAGATCAATTAATTTTACCGGAAGACGTGAAAGATCACGCGGAAAGTATTGCAATTAGCTTTGGTGATAAAGAAACTCAGAGTCTGAATATCAATAATCAATTTTTTACTTTTGGAGAAAATAAGGTCACTTTCATCATCAAAACTAAAAGTGGTGAAGTATTAAATCAGGATGCTACCATTAATGTTTTTACAAAAGATCCCGAGCAAAATCTTTCTTATAAAATCTCAGCAGAATATCCTCACAATCAAGATAATTTTGTAGAGGGATTTCTGATGGAAGACAGTATCATTTATGAAAGCGATGGGCTGAACGGTTCTTCACAATTGATCAAATATAAATTAGGTGAAATAAAGCCTTTACTTACTGAAAAACAAGCTGAAGGGATTTTTTCTGAAGGCTGTGCGATTGCAGGAAACAAAATTTTTCAGCTTACTTATCAGAGTAAAATAGGATTTGTATACGATAAAAAAACTTTAAAAAAAATAGCTGAATTCCCTCTCCCTAATGAAATGAATGAAGGTTGGGGTCTCACTTTCGACGGGAAAAATCTTATTGCAAGCGACGGTACAAACAGGCTCTTTTATTTGGATCTCGATAATCCTTCAAAAGTTATCAAAACAATTTTTGTCGGTGGAAACAGAGAAGTATATAATCAGGTCAATGAGTTAGAATTTCATAACGGTTTTATTTATTCAAATCTTTGGCATCGGCCAACTATTCTAAAAATCAATCCCGAAACTGGAGAAACGGTAGGAAAATTTGATTTTACAAGGATTACCGAAGACAATGCTCAAAATAATCCCGAAAATGTTTTAAACGGAATCGCCTTTAAAGGTGAAAATATGGTTATAACTGGAAAGAATTGGGCAAAAATCTATGAAGTTGAAATTTTGTAA
- a CDS encoding SRPBCC family protein — MKTPIVITKKIKAPIEKVWKALTDKNEIPSWYFNIADFEAVVGKSFDFYEPGEEKKYLHRIEILEIIENQKLKHTWFYPLFSDQKTIVTWELENDEGGTKVSLTHEGTENLKDLGEGFSEESFTKGWNEIVGQSLKLYMEN; from the coding sequence ATGAAAACGCCGATTGTCATTACAAAAAAGATCAAAGCACCGATAGAAAAAGTCTGGAAAGCCCTGACAGATAAAAATGAAATACCGTCATGGTATTTTAATATCGCTGATTTTGAAGCTGTGGTCGGAAAATCATTTGACTTTTATGAACCAGGGGAAGAAAAAAAATATCTGCACCGAATCGAAATTCTGGAAATTATTGAAAATCAGAAGCTGAAACATACGTGGTTTTATCCTCTATTTTCAGATCAAAAAACCATAGTTACCTGGGAACTCGAAAATGATGAAGGCGGAACTAAAGTCTCATTAACACACGAGGGGACAGAAAATCTTAAAGATTTGGGAGAAGGCTTTTCAGAAGAAAGTTTTACTAAGGGATGGAATGAGATTGTGGGACAAAGCCTAAAACTTTACATGGAAAACTAA
- a CDS encoding VOC family protein: MATVNVYLTFNGECREAFEFYKSVFGGEFPYMGTFGEMPPQEGKELSQEDKDKIMHVTLPISKETVLMGSDTGGEWASNLKIGNNFSVSINADSKDEADKLFNGLSHGGQVTMPLADTFWGAYFGMLTDKFGINWMVNYDDPSKMQQHP, encoded by the coding sequence ATGGCAACAGTAAATGTTTATTTAACATTCAACGGCGAGTGCAGAGAGGCATTCGAATTTTACAAATCAGTCTTTGGCGGCGAATTTCCTTACATGGGAACTTTTGGCGAAATGCCTCCGCAGGAAGGAAAAGAACTTTCGCAGGAAGACAAAGACAAAATTATGCACGTCACACTTCCGATCTCAAAAGAAACTGTTTTGATGGGAAGTGATACCGGAGGAGAATGGGCCTCAAACCTAAAAATCGGGAACAATTTTTCAGTCTCCATCAATGCAGATTCTAAAGATGAAGCAGACAAATTATTTAATGGTTTATCGCACGGAGGGCAAGTTACAATGCCTCTTGCAGATACATTTTGGGGCGCTTATTTCGGGATGTTAACCGATAAATTCGGCATCAACTGGATGGTCAATTACGACGATCCTTCTAAGATGCAGCAACATCCATAA
- a CDS encoding VOC family protein, producing the protein MAEFNSSFPVFWTQNFEETVGFYIHILKFSLIDANSEKKWAFLQKDRVKIMISKPSENEKFNKISFSGSFYFNVNDVDDLWQDLKTITKICTKIETSDWGMREFSIYDNNGYILQFGQPISEISKEE; encoded by the coding sequence ATGGCAGAATTTAATTCCTCATTTCCGGTATTTTGGACTCAGAATTTTGAGGAAACCGTTGGTTTTTATATTCATATTCTAAAATTTTCGCTAATTGACGCAAATTCTGAAAAAAAGTGGGCTTTCTTACAAAAAGATCGTGTGAAAATTATGATTTCGAAGCCAAGTGAGAACGAAAAATTTAATAAAATCAGTTTTTCTGGCTCCTTTTATTTCAATGTAAATGATGTGGATGATCTTTGGCAAGACCTGAAAACGATCACAAAAATCTGTACCAAAATCGAAACTTCAGATTGGGGAATGAGAGAATTTTCAATTTACGACAACAATGGTTATATACTGCAATTTGGGCAACCTATATCCGAAATTAGTAAGGAGGAATAA
- a CDS encoding deoxynucleoside kinase: MHIAVTGNIGAGKTTLTTMLAKHYGWDAQFEDVDHNPYLEDFYADMSKWSFALQIYFLGSRFRQVKEIRDSGKNIIQDRTIYEDAHIFAENLNDMKLLSDRDFTNYASLFDLMKTFVSAPDLLIYLKSDVPNLVKKIYKRGREYEASISIEYLSKLNQKYEKWITNYTEGKLLIIEVDDLDFVEKPEDFGVILEKIETELNGLF; this comes from the coding sequence ATGCATATTGCAGTGACCGGAAATATTGGAGCAGGAAAAACGACTTTGACCACGATGCTGGCAAAACATTACGGTTGGGATGCGCAGTTCGAAGATGTAGATCATAATCCTTACCTCGAAGATTTTTATGCAGACATGAGCAAATGGAGTTTTGCACTCCAGATCTACTTTCTGGGAAGCAGGTTTCGACAGGTAAAAGAGATCAGAGACAGCGGAAAAAATATTATTCAGGATCGTACAATTTATGAAGATGCGCATATTTTTGCCGAAAATCTTAATGATATGAAACTTCTTTCGGATCGTGATTTTACTAATTATGCGTCACTTTTTGATCTTATGAAAACTTTCGTCTCGGCTCCGGATCTTCTTATTTATCTTAAATCTGATGTTCCGAATCTGGTAAAGAAAATTTATAAGAGAGGAAGGGAATATGAAGCTTCTATCAGTATCGAATATCTTTCTAAGCTCAATCAAAAATACGAGAAGTGGATCACCAATTATACGGAAGGAAAACTTCTCATCATTGAAGTCGATGATCTTGATTTTGTGGAGAAACCTGAGGATTTTGGTGTTATTTTAGAAAAAATTGAGACTGAACTCAATGGTTTGTTTTAA
- a CDS encoding VOC family protein — protein MKLGAFSISLSVKDLLKSKDFYEKLGFSEMGGSLDNNYLIMKNGTTLIGLFQAMFDGNMLTFNPGWDENAQNLDTFDDVRTIQSHLKENQITLEKEADEKTSGPEHIFLKDPDGNMILIDQHR, from the coding sequence ATGAAACTAGGCGCATTTTCCATTAGTTTAAGTGTTAAAGATTTATTGAAATCTAAAGATTTTTACGAAAAATTAGGTTTCAGTGAAATGGGTGGAAGTTTAGATAACAATTATCTTATCATGAAAAACGGAACCACTTTAATCGGACTTTTTCAGGCAATGTTTGACGGAAATATGCTCACTTTCAATCCCGGATGGGACGAAAATGCTCAAAATCTGGACACCTTTGATGATGTACGGACAATTCAGAGTCATTTAAAGGAAAATCAAATTACACTCGAAAAGGAAGCCGATGAGAAAACTTCAGGACCGGAACATATTTTTTTGAAAGATCCCGACGGAAATATGATTCTGATTGATCAACACAGATGA
- a CDS encoding DUF2490 domain-containing protein produces MRIFRHFIFIILISFSLPTYAQKSDLGAWYMYFGNNKISKKLNFHNEIQYRNFDGIGDLEQLLIRTGIGYDLTENNNNVLVGYGFILSQPYLNGEKRENIEHRVFQQFITKQKFGRFNLQHRYRLEERFLQDDFRMRFRYYLGFNIPITNKEMLPKTLYLSAYNEIFLNLDSPVFDRNRVFGALGFVINKNMRIEAGYMNQIQENKNRGQIQIGFYNNIPFTRN; encoded by the coding sequence ATGAGAATTTTCAGGCACTTTATTTTTATAATATTGATCAGTTTTTCTTTACCAACATATGCCCAGAAAAGTGATCTTGGTGCATGGTATATGTATTTTGGAAACAATAAAATCAGTAAAAAACTTAATTTCCATAATGAAATTCAGTACCGTAATTTTGATGGAATCGGAGATCTTGAGCAGCTTCTCATACGTACCGGAATTGGTTATGATCTTACTGAAAACAACAATAATGTTTTAGTAGGTTACGGTTTTATTCTCAGTCAGCCCTATTTGAACGGTGAAAAAAGAGAAAATATAGAGCACCGTGTTTTCCAGCAGTTTATTACAAAGCAAAAATTTGGACGTTTCAATCTTCAGCACCGGTACCGACTTGAAGAACGTTTTCTTCAGGATGATTTCCGGATGAGATTCCGTTATTATTTAGGATTTAATATTCCGATTACCAATAAAGAAATGCTTCCAAAAACATTGTATCTTTCAGCTTACAACGAGATTTTTCTAAATCTTGACAGTCCGGTTTTCGACAGAAACAGAGTGTTTGGTGCTTTAGGTTTCGTTATCAATAAAAATATGAGAATTGAAGCGGGTTACATGAATCAGATTCAGGAAAATAAAAACCGCGGACAAATACAGATAGGATTTTACAACAATATTCCGTTTACGAGAAATTGA
- a CDS encoding ecotin — protein MKFLKALSGFLMLFVAMNISAQKKIEKFEKLQIDMFPKAKEGFKQVYIQLPIAKNESDLKVEFFVGIEKMLDCNKHFLMGKVNVQDLQGWGYNYYEVESNGETGGTLMGCPDQKKKKKFVSLQPEIVRYNSKLPLVFYVPKDFEVRYRVLRPDVGMKKAVQK, from the coding sequence ATGAAATTTTTAAAAGCTTTATCTGGATTTTTGATGTTGTTTGTTGCCATGAATATTTCGGCGCAAAAGAAAATTGAAAAGTTTGAAAAGCTTCAGATTGATATGTTTCCAAAAGCTAAAGAAGGATTTAAACAGGTCTATATTCAATTGCCGATTGCGAAAAATGAATCTGATCTGAAAGTCGAGTTTTTTGTAGGAATTGAAAAAATGCTAGATTGCAATAAACATTTTTTGATGGGAAAAGTTAACGTTCAGGATTTACAAGGTTGGGGTTACAATTACTATGAAGTGGAATCCAACGGTGAGACAGGCGGAACTCTGATGGGTTGTCCGGATCAGAAAAAGAAAAAGAAATTTGTTTCTCTGCAACCGGAAATTGTGAGATACAACAGCAAATTGCCACTGGTTTTTTATGTTCCCAAAGATTTTGAAGTACGTTACAGAGTCTTACGTCCCGATGTTGGAATGAAAAAAGCAGTTCAGAAATAA
- a CDS encoding TlpA family protein disulfide reductase, with amino-acid sequence MKYILCLGFLMIATLVFSQKKFFLINGTQFEETKYQNFKDSISSEYTLSEEIVFSYTDNGIEIFLPRLKVHNAKKNSTRIYFDEDVFFEKTFKNKVDFTALKEIKSNKKIDHSKPYFINCWYVNCSPCIEEIPDLNKLQSEYIGKVNFVALTFDDVNKVKNFLNRTAFNFIHLTDQKKLLDKMEIMSYPVSLILDKDGNFIKFVNYQNQESQKYTKEILNRVINH; translated from the coding sequence TTGAAATATATATTGTGCCTTGGTTTTTTGATGATTGCGACTTTAGTGTTTTCGCAGAAAAAGTTTTTTTTGATCAATGGTACTCAGTTTGAAGAAACAAAATATCAAAATTTTAAAGACAGTATTTCTAGTGAATATACACTAAGTGAAGAAATAGTGTTTAGCTATACTGACAACGGAATTGAGATTTTTTTACCTAGATTGAAAGTTCACAATGCTAAGAAAAACAGTACCAGAATATATTTTGATGAGGATGTTTTTTTCGAAAAAACTTTTAAAAATAAAGTCGATTTTACAGCTTTAAAAGAAATTAAAAGTAATAAAAAGATTGATCATTCAAAACCTTATTTTATCAATTGCTGGTACGTAAACTGCAGTCCCTGTATTGAAGAAATACCTGATCTGAATAAGCTTCAGTCCGAATATATTGGAAAAGTAAATTTTGTAGCGTTAACTTTTGATGATGTAAATAAAGTTAAAAACTTTCTCAATAGAACTGCTTTTAATTTTATTCATTTGACTGATCAGAAAAAGCTTTTAGATAAAATGGAAATCATGTCATATCCTGTCAGTTTGATTTTAGATAAAGACGGTAACTTTATTAAATTTGTAAATTACCAAAATCAGGAAAGCCAAAAGTATACTAAAGAAATCTTAAACAGAGTTATCAATCATTAA
- a CDS encoding DUF1398 domain-containing protein, which translates to MKFTIEEIKSEHQKVKSGADFPKYIQAIKNLGVSHYIAYVKDGNTEYFDSEKNSANTGSKYETLSISESSNLDEFKLKLHLHQQGGTDYPTFCKDCAENGVKGWRMDLAEMTCTYFDMKDIDILEEKVPA; encoded by the coding sequence ATGAAATTCACAATTGAAGAAATTAAATCAGAACATCAGAAAGTAAAAAGTGGTGCAGATTTCCCAAAGTACATTCAGGCAATAAAAAATCTCGGCGTTTCTCATTACATCGCGTACGTAAAAGATGGTAATACAGAATATTTTGATTCTGAGAAGAACTCTGCAAATACGGGAAGTAAGTATGAAACATTATCTATTTCAGAGAGTTCGAATCTTGATGAATTTAAATTAAAACTACATCTTCACCAACAAGGCGGTACAGATTATCCGACCTTTTGCAAAGACTGCGCTGAAAATGGCGTGAAAGGCTGGAGAATGGATTTAGCTGAAATGACCTGTACTTATTTTGACATGAAAGATATTGATATATTGGAAGAAAAAGTTCCAGCTTAA
- a CDS encoding bestrophin family protein translates to MHSGKRFGPIEFMMWTRRSLYILLIMSTIPTVLYYLGFVFVSFPWQPIAIMGTAVAFIVGFKNNASYSRLWEARQIYGAIINDSRSFGYILRDSLSEKNSDKVKLMFRRHYAWLTALRFQLRESRNWENMSTAQFKEYAQKYDIPERLSTVDAELEKYLSQDELQYVLGKKNRATQLMALQSKDLSEAYANNEINDFQWTQINQQLVKFTDDQGKAERIKNFPYPRNFSSITTYLLHIFIVFVPFGLIREFDKMGEGTALADYTLWFNIPFSLLVTWCFHTLDSVGEASVNPFEGSPNDVPITQISRTIEIDMRDMLDETDLPAAITPKNNIVL, encoded by the coding sequence ATGCATTCAGGAAAAAGATTCGGGCCGATAGAATTTATGATGTGGACGCGAAGAAGTCTGTACATTTTATTAATTATGTCAACAATTCCTACCGTTCTTTATTATTTGGGATTTGTTTTCGTTTCATTTCCATGGCAGCCGATTGCGATCATGGGTACAGCAGTTGCTTTCATTGTCGGCTTCAAAAATAATGCGAGTTACAGCAGACTTTGGGAGGCGAGACAGATCTATGGGGCGATCATTAATGACAGCCGTAGTTTCGGATATATTCTGAGAGATTCTTTATCAGAGAAAAATTCAGATAAAGTAAAATTGATGTTTAGACGTCATTATGCTTGGTTGACGGCACTTCGTTTTCAGCTTCGTGAATCCCGAAATTGGGAAAACATGAGTACGGCACAGTTTAAAGAATATGCACAGAAATATGATATTCCCGAGAGACTTTCTACTGTTGATGCTGAGTTGGAAAAATATCTTTCGCAAGACGAATTACAATATGTTTTAGGTAAAAAAAACCGCGCCACACAATTGATGGCTTTGCAGAGCAAAGATTTGTCTGAAGCTTATGCTAACAATGAAATTAATGATTTTCAGTGGACGCAGATCAATCAACAATTGGTGAAATTTACCGATGATCAGGGGAAAGCAGAACGTATCAAAAACTTTCCTTACCCAAGAAATTTTTCTTCGATCACAACCTATCTTCTGCATATATTTATCGTTTTCGTTCCATTCGGATTAATCAGGGAGTTTGATAAAATGGGAGAGGGAACGGCATTGGCAGATTATACTTTGTGGTTTAATATTCCGTTTTCTTTATTGGTCACGTGGTGTTTTCACACCTTAGACAGTGTGGGTGAAGCGTCTGTAAATCCGTTTGAAGGAAGCCCGAATGATGTTCCGATCACTCAGATCAGCCGAACAATAGAAATTGACATGAGAGATATGCTGGATGAAACTGACCTTCCGGCTGCTATTACCCCGAAAAATAATATTGTACTTTAA